From one Elusimicrobiaceae bacterium genomic stretch:
- a CDS encoding Na/Pi cotransporter family protein, whose protein sequence is MKAVLLTLNLLGGMGIFLYGMKIMSDGLQKMAGVKMRQMLSIATTNRFAATFSGMLVTAIIQASGATTVMVVGFTSAGLLTLTQALGVIFGANIGTTMTAWIVSLFGFKIQISLFALPVIAIGFFSQFLPSKWVSVRRIGEAAIGFGLLFLGLDIMKNTIPADFAQSPFVVNWLSKLTPDTIWSLMGVILIGSVLTVILQSSSAVMAMTLTCAAAGIINFPTACALVLGENIGTTITANFAAIGASKNAQRAALGHFLFNFLGVVWVSLIFNYFVQWVDWLVPGNPSSMDPESLTSVLPYHISAFHTVFNILNTLIMLAFLKQLAKLTMIIIPKNKREDKHSDTELVYLNTRLNQTPELAIVTARKEVERMMQFVSKLVDKLIYAMKTDDEKLFERLIADAKEMEHTTDVLEHKINTYLTQLTHGNLSRHAIAQTVALIDLTNSIEGMGDCGEKIARILEKFCHTNPACFTEKDLENMERIAKKTKENIKHARLTVSFFPNIASQNKEQAGKLFETAVKNEEKLNAMRKELRSERNERISSGELKVSPSSITAYGDVLNNFERMGDYAMRIIDSVLRMKIVGVDEKNPVSGMPTPTNNEPIA, encoded by the coding sequence ATGAAAGCAGTATTACTTACGCTGAACCTGCTGGGAGGAATGGGAATATTCCTCTATGGTATGAAAATTATGAGCGACGGCTTGCAGAAAATGGCCGGCGTCAAGATGAGACAAATGCTCTCTATCGCGACGACAAACCGCTTTGCGGCTACGTTCTCAGGCATGTTAGTGACAGCCATCATACAGGCCTCCGGTGCTACTACCGTCATGGTGGTGGGCTTTACCAGTGCCGGACTTTTAACATTGACCCAAGCCTTAGGAGTTATTTTCGGAGCCAATATCGGCACGACAATGACGGCGTGGATTGTGAGTTTGTTTGGTTTTAAAATTCAAATTTCACTGTTTGCCTTACCCGTTATTGCTATTGGTTTCTTTAGTCAATTTTTACCCTCTAAATGGGTCTCCGTACGACGTATAGGAGAGGCAGCCATCGGGTTTGGTTTACTGTTCTTGGGTTTAGACATCATGAAAAACACCATTCCGGCAGACTTTGCCCAAAGTCCATTTGTGGTCAACTGGCTTTCCAAACTCACACCGGATACGATTTGGAGTTTGATGGGGGTTATTTTAATCGGCAGTGTTTTGACCGTAATCTTGCAGTCGTCCAGCGCGGTCATGGCCATGACACTTACTTGTGCCGCTGCCGGAATCATCAACTTCCCGACGGCTTGTGCCTTAGTGTTGGGGGAAAATATAGGCACCACCATTACGGCCAATTTTGCCGCTATCGGAGCAAGTAAAAATGCACAACGTGCCGCGTTAGGTCACTTTTTGTTTAACTTTTTAGGTGTCGTTTGGGTCAGTTTGATTTTCAATTATTTTGTACAGTGGGTAGACTGGCTCGTGCCTGGCAACCCTTCCTCTATGGACCCGGAATCTTTAACCAGTGTTTTGCCGTATCACATTTCCGCATTTCATACGGTTTTTAATATCTTAAACACACTCATTATGTTGGCTTTCCTCAAACAATTGGCCAAGCTGACCATGATTATTATTCCAAAAAACAAACGTGAAGACAAACATAGCGATACGGAACTAGTGTATCTTAACACACGCTTGAACCAAACACCGGAATTGGCCATCGTCACCGCGCGCAAAGAAGTGGAACGTATGATGCAGTTTGTATCTAAACTTGTAGACAAACTTATTTACGCCATGAAAACTGATGATGAAAAACTCTTTGAACGTTTGATTGCCGATGCTAAAGAAATGGAGCACACTACAGACGTATTGGAGCATAAAATCAACACCTATTTGACGCAACTGACTCATGGCAACTTATCCCGCCATGCCATTGCTCAAACGGTAGCCCTTATTGATTTGACCAACAGCATCGAAGGGATGGGGGACTGCGGTGAAAAAATTGCCCGTATTTTGGAAAAATTCTGTCATACTAATCCGGCTTGCTTTACGGAAAAAGATTTGGAAAATATGGAAAGAATTGCCAAAAAGACCAAAGAAAATATTAAACATGCCCGTTTAACAGTATCTTTCTTTCCTAATATCGCCTCCCAAAATAAAGAACAGGCGGGCAAATTGTTTGAAACTGCCGTCAAGAATGAAGAAAAACTCAATGCCATGCGCAAAGAGCTTCGCTCCGAGCGCAATGAGCGTATTTCCAGCGGTGAGTTAAAAGTAAGTCCGTCTTCTATTACGGCTTACGGTGATGTTTTAAACAATTTTGAACGTATGGGAGACTATGCTATGCGCATCATTGATAGCGTACTGCGCATGAAAATCGTGGGGGTAGACGAAAAAAATCCCGTCAGCGGTATGCCCACACCAACCAACAACGAACCGATTGCATAA